A stretch of Nitrospira sp. DNA encodes these proteins:
- a CDS encoding ImmA/IrrE family metallo-endopeptidase, whose product MIGDRIRVARRKAGLSLRALSSAMGEKVTAQAIGKYERGEDIPSSGVLLALAVALKVSVAYLLDTQGIQLTGVEFRKKADTTVRDRAHVETEVLEWIERYLQVESILELDSTHWQTPISPPQKLRRVEDAEQLARDVRNAWKLGLDPIPNMTELLEEKGLKVLVVPLSKRISGFTCLVGRADCERKLPVIVVNSYFPLERRRLTLAHELAHRLIDPESLSDKEEEKAGTIFAGALMMTREHLLLEVGKHRHALGYRELIDLKRLYRVSGAALLMRLYQLNVINESTLVYAFQGIARGWRTHEPEELELESQRGQWERPRRFERLCYRSLAEGLISLTKAAELLRLPVPDVEAGLKGPHADEDHRQ is encoded by the coding sequence ATGATCGGAGACCGCATCAGAGTCGCCAGGAGAAAAGCTGGCCTCTCGCTCCGTGCCCTCTCTTCTGCGATGGGGGAGAAGGTCACGGCGCAGGCCATCGGCAAGTACGAGCGGGGCGAGGACATCCCAAGCTCTGGAGTTCTGCTCGCGCTTGCCGTAGCTCTCAAAGTGTCTGTGGCCTATCTGCTCGACACGCAGGGTATCCAACTAACCGGCGTCGAGTTTAGGAAGAAGGCTGACACCACTGTACGCGATAGGGCACATGTGGAGACGGAAGTGCTCGAATGGATCGAGCGCTACTTGCAGGTAGAATCCATCCTGGAACTCGATAGTACGCATTGGCAAACCCCCATCTCGCCCCCTCAAAAGCTCAGGAGAGTGGAGGACGCAGAGCAGTTGGCCCGCGACGTGCGCAACGCCTGGAAGCTCGGTCTCGACCCGATTCCCAACATGACGGAGTTGCTTGAGGAGAAGGGCCTCAAGGTGCTGGTGGTCCCGCTTTCGAAACGCATCTCCGGGTTCACCTGTCTAGTGGGACGGGCTGACTGTGAGCGGAAACTGCCCGTCATCGTGGTGAACAGTTACTTTCCGCTCGAACGCAGACGCCTGACGCTGGCGCATGAACTGGCGCATCGACTCATCGACCCTGAGAGCCTGTCGGATAAGGAGGAGGAAAAGGCTGGTACGATCTTCGCCGGTGCTCTCATGATGACGCGCGAACACCTCTTGCTTGAGGTCGGCAAACATCGCCATGCCCTAGGATACCGAGAACTGATTGATCTGAAGCGACTGTATCGCGTCAGTGGTGCCGCACTCCTCATGCGACTCTACCAACTGAACGTCATTAACGAGTCCACGCTGGTCTATGCGTTTCAGGGAATTGCGCGCGGGTGGCGAACGCACGAGCCGGAGGAGCTTGAGCTCGAATCCCAACGTGGGCAATGGGAGCGGCCTCGACGCTTTGAGCGCCTGTGCTACCGCTCCTTGGCGGAAGGATTGATTTCACTGACGAAGGCTGCCGAGTTATTGCGGCTTCCCGTCCCTGATGTGGAGGCGGGCCTGAAGGGGCCGCACGCGGATGAGGATCATCGTCAGTGA
- a CDS encoding Tn3 family transposase, which produces MAPPRRSSIPSDLDDPRRALPCHNSFDRTIPAEAGYRLGEVREHSYEDQRYRASGLNLVVAGIVLWNTVYLEHAVEKLHALKLRFLEERATHLSPLAWSHISLTGDYIWPTDRGVKPDHQTDTRITRFSTQPSAYNFGRIGE; this is translated from the coding sequence ATGGCCCCTCCTCGGCGCAGTTCGATCCCCAGCGACCTGGATGATCCCCGTAGGGCCTTACCTTGCCACAATTCATTCGACCGTACTATCCCCGCAGAGGCGGGATATCGTCTCGGGGAAGTCCGTGAACACAGTTACGAGGATCAGCGCTATCGGGCCAGTGGCCTCAATCTCGTGGTGGCGGGGATTGTGCTGTGGAATACCGTCTATCTCGAACACGCCGTGGAGAAGCTGCACGCACTCAAACTGCGATTTCTAGAAGAACGGGCCACTCACCTGTCCCCGCTGGCGTGGTCCCATATCAGTTTGACCGGAGATTACATTTGGCCCACAGATAGAGGTGTCAAGCCCGACCATCAGACCGATACACGAATTACCCGGTTCTCTACTCAACCGTCAGCGTATAATTTTGGCAGAATCGGCGAATGA
- a CDS encoding WYL domain-containing protein: MPRNDQVTRQWHLLQRLSGARHGLTLAELVDAIPPDLTRHPRTVRRDLAALEASHFPLLTDRVNGEVRWRLLDGFKNIPSLRLSPPELMALAFSRQLLTPLQGTLIAASLNSALTKITAAIPAGATEYLLRLDQWFSVGLGPHKTYRHHRETIDRLSQAIAHHHTVQMRYFSAGRHATTRREVDPYRLRYVDGGLYLIAYCHWRKDVRMFAVERIKSLTMTDHPYQMPLHFDLDAYVEDTLVVMRGKRITVEIKFDKATAAWAKDRIWHPSQQATPLKNGQLLMTLSVADTRELLGWILSFGSGVQVLKPDHLRYAVKEEAQKLLAQ, from the coding sequence ATGCCACGCAACGATCAAGTCACGCGCCAGTGGCACTTGCTGCAGCGGCTGAGCGGGGCACGTCACGGGCTTACGCTGGCTGAGCTTGTGGACGCGATCCCGCCGGACCTCACCCGGCATCCTCGCACAGTCCGTCGGGATTTGGCCGCCCTCGAAGCCTCGCACTTCCCCCTCCTCACCGACCGGGTGAACGGGGAGGTGCGTTGGCGCTTGCTCGACGGCTTCAAGAATATTCCGAGCCTCCGCCTGTCCCCGCCGGAATTGATGGCCCTGGCCTTCAGCCGGCAGTTGCTGACGCCACTCCAAGGGACGCTCATTGCGGCCTCGCTCAATTCCGCGCTCACGAAGATCACCGCAGCCATCCCGGCGGGGGCCACTGAGTATCTCCTGCGGCTGGACCAGTGGTTTTCCGTCGGGCTAGGTCCGCACAAGACGTACCGCCACCATCGCGAGACGATCGATAGGCTCTCCCAAGCGATCGCTCATCACCATACGGTGCAGATGCGGTATTTCTCGGCAGGACGCCACGCGACCACCCGGCGCGAAGTGGATCCGTACCGGCTGCGATATGTTGACGGCGGGCTCTACCTGATTGCCTATTGCCATTGGCGCAAGGACGTGCGGATGTTTGCGGTGGAGCGGATCAAGTCGCTCACCATGACGGACCATCCCTACCAAATGCCGCTCCACTTTGATCTCGATGCCTATGTCGAAGACACCCTCGTCGTCATGCGGGGAAAGCGGATCACGGTCGAAATCAAGTTCGATAAGGCCACGGCCGCCTGGGCGAAAGACCGCATCTGGCATCCCAGCCAGCAGGCGACGCCGCTTAAGAACGGCCAACTGCTCATGACGCTCTCAGTGGCGGACACGAGAGAACTGCTTGGATGGATCCTCAGCTTTGGCAGTGGGGTTCAAGTCCTGAAGCCTGACCATCTCCGGTATGCCGTTAAAGAGGAAGCCCAAAAGCTCCTGGCCCAGTGA